Genomic window (Leptotrichia sp. OH3620_COT-345):
TAGGAATAAACCTTTATGATCAGGAATGGAAAATCTATACGAGAAGTGAAGATCTGGCTCCTGTCAGAATAGGAGTTACAGGAAGTGTACTGAATTCTCTTATATGTGATGGTTGTAAAATAGAAGGAAGAGTGGAAAATTCAGTACTTGGGCCGGGGGTTACAATAAGAAAGGGAAGTACAATAAAAAATAGTATAATTTTTTCAGGGAGCTATATTGATGAAAATACTCATTTAGATACGATAATACTTGATAAAAGGGTATATGTAGGTAAAAATTCCCTTTTAGGTCATGGAGATGACTATACTCCGAATAAAGCAAAACCTGATTTACTAACAAAAGGAATAAGTGTTATAGGAAAACGTGCCCATCTTCCTGATGGCTCGGTTATCGGAAGAAATGTAAGAATTTTCGGTGGTGTTACGTTAAATGATATTAATAAAATTGTCAATAGTGGAGAGACACTGGAAAAATAGGAGGAAACCATTTTGAAAATAGTATATTTGGCATCAGAGGTATTTCCGTTTTTTAAAACAGGAGGTCTGGCGGATGTAATGTATGCTTTGCCTAAGAAAATACAGGAATTGGGACATGAGGTTTCAGTAATAATGCCGAAGTATGATAAAATACCTTTAAAATATCTTGAAAAACTTGAATGGGTGGCAAGATTGGAAAGCCACGGAGATATATTTAATTTAGTGAAATATCCCGATAGTAAAATAAATTTTTATTTTATTGAAAATCAAGCATTGTATGAAAGAGGACGTGTTTACGGTGATAGTGATGAAGATGTTCAATATGCGATGTTTTCGGAGCTGGCACTTAGATTTTTAAAGGAAATAGATTTGCAGCCTGATATTTTACATTGTAATGATTGGCAGACGGGGCCCGTGCCGTATTTTTTAAATGTGAGATATAATAATGACCCTTTTTACTGGGATATGAGAACAGTCTATACTATACATAATTTAATGTATCAAGGGAGATTTTCAAAATATTCTTTTGAAAGAATGGGTTACTTTATTGAAGGTCAGGATTTGAATTTTATGGAAATAGGTATAGCATTTTCAGATATCACAAATACTGTCAGCCCTACTTATGCTGAAGAAATAAAATATCCATATTTTAGTGAAGGATTGGAAAAAATAACAAATAATAAACAAATTCACGGTGTATTAAACGGTATTGATACGGATTATTTTAATCCCGAAACTAATGAAGATATTATTCATTTCAGTAAAAATGCCTTGAAAAAGAAAAAAGAAAACAAATATTTATTACAGGAAAAACTCGGTCTTCCAAAGTCTGATAATATGCTCATATCAATGGTAACAAGACTTGTAGAAGGAAAAGGACTTGACTTGGTCTCTCTTGTACTGGAGAATCTTTTACGGTATGATGCGGTTCAGATAGTAATCCTAGGAAGCGGAGATAAATTTTATGAAGATTATTACAATTATCTGACTGAAAAATATCCTGACAAGTTTAAAGTGTATTTAGGGTATAATCCTAATCTTGCAAATGAAATATATGCGGGAAGTGATGCTTTTCTAATGCCGTCAAGATATGAACCTTGCGGTTTAAGTCAGATGATAGCAATGAGATTCGGTACAATACCTATTGTAAGAGAAACAGGAGGGCTTAAAGATACTGTGCAGCCTTATAACATATATAGTGATGAAGGCAACGGATTTTCCTTTACAAACTTTAATGCCGATGATATGCTTTTTACAATAAAAGTAGCTGAAGGTATATATTATGATAAACCTGAAATATGGGAAAAACTTGTAAAAAGAAATATGGATTTGGATTTTTCATGGGATAAATCTGCAAAAGAATATTTGGAATTGTATAAATTAGTAAAAAGTTGGTAAAATAATAAGATAAAAAGACACTTGAAATTTCAAGTGTCTTTTTATGTGGATTTTATTGAGGCTCTCTGTCAAGAGTGGGGGTGAAAAAAGTTTGGTAATATTAAGAAATTCTAAGTTGTATCAACTTTTTAAGGTTATCAAACTTTTTTATCTCATAAGATATTCTTTTTATTACTTTTATTTTTATACATATGCATTATTTATATTTATTCATAAATACCACAGTTACAAAAAGAGTATTTACAAATTTAAAAAAAAATAGTATACTTAGTATATTATATAGGAGGTATATAAATGTATTCTATAAAAGATCTAATTTCCTTTAAGTTAAAAAAACTTCACAGGAAAGTAATAAAAACATCGACGGAGGAGCTTCAAAAGTTAAACTTGACATATGGAAACTACATGGCAATGTGTTGTATTTATGAAAATCCGGGAATTACTCAAGTAAAACTATCGGAAATCAGCCAAAAAGATAAAAATGTTGTAAGTAGGATAATTGATAATCTTCAGGAAAAAGAGTATGTAAAACGTGAACCGGATAAAAATGACAGAAGAGTATACATGCTTTATTTAACCGAAGAAGGAAAAAAGATTATAAAAAAGTATTGGGATACTATTTTAAAAGAAGAGAAAAAAATTCTGGAGAAATTGTCAGAAGAAGAGCAGAATATATTTTTTGAAATATTAAATAAATTATTAAAATAGAGGAGAAAAAAGTGGAAAAAATTTATAAAGAGGAAAATCCTTTAGGATGTAAGCCGGTTACTCAATTACTTAGAACTTTAGCAATTCCGGCAGTAGTAGCAAATTTGGTCAACGCATTATATAATATTGTAGACCAGATATTTATAGGGCAGGGAGTGGGATATTTAGGAAATGCGGCTACGAATATAGCTTTTCCTATTGTTACAATATGTCTGGCAATAGGTTTGATGATAGGGATAGGTTCAGCTTCCAATTTTAATCTTGAACTCGGTAGAGGAAATCCCGATAAGGCAAAATATACTGCAGGAACTGCAGCAGGCTCTCTTATGATTATAGGAATTTTATTTTGCATATTTATACTGACATTTTTAAAGCCTATGATGATTTCGTTCGGAGCGACTGAAAAAATTCTTGATTATGCCATGAAATACACCGGAATTACTTCGTTTGGAGTACCTTTTCTTATTTTTTCCATAGGAATGAATCCTCTTGTGAGAGCTGATAGAAGTCCTAAATATTCCATGATTGCTATTATTGCAGGTGCTGTTTTAAATACTGTTTTGGATCCGATATTTATGTTTGTGTTTAATATGGGAATAGCAGGAGCTGCGTGGGCTACAGTATTAAGTCAAATTGTTTCGGCAATTTTGCTTTTTTTGTATTTTCCGAGATTTAAGTCCATAAAACTTGAGCTAAAAGATCTTATTCCTCGTTTTAATATAATAAGGACTATAATATCTTTAGGCATTTCTTCTTTCATATTTCAATTTTCAACAATGCTTGTACAGATAACAACAAATAATTTGTTGAAAATATATGGAAGTCAATCTATATATGGAAGTGATATTCCGATTGCAGTTGCAGGGATAGTTGCCAAAATAAATATAATTTTCATAGCTGCTGTAATAGGAATTGTACAGGGGGCACAACCCATATTCGGATATAATTATGGAGCTAAAAATTATAAAAGGGTAAGAGAAACAATGAGGACACTTCTTACAGTTATAGTTATAATGTCTTTCATAATATTTATTATTTTTCAGAGTTTTCCTGTTCAGATAATCTCATTATTCGGTTCAGGAAGTAAATTGTATTTTAAGTTCGGCATAAAATATATGAGAGTATTTCTTTTATTTATATTTATTAACGGAGTACAAATTTCAGCCGGAACGTTTTTTCCTGCAATAGGGAAACCTGCAAAAGGAGTTATAATATCTTTTACTAAACAAATAGCAATTTTATTACCTTTGTTATTTCTGTTACCGCGCTTTATAGGAGTGGAAGGTATAATTTATGCAACTCCTATTACAGATTTTATTTCATTTATTATTGCAGTATTTTTCCTTATAAATGAATTTAAAAATATGCCGAAAAATTAGGCTGATTGAAAATAAAAATGACATGGAATAGTAAGAAATAAAATAAAGAAAAAGGACTGTTTAACAAAACTGAAAATTTTATATTCTGTTATAAATAAATATCATATTTTGTTATTTATAAAGGTTTTTAAACGATCCTTTATAATTAAGACGGATAATATTTATAACAAAGCACTATTTTCAGTTTACATACAGTCCTTTTTCAATATATAAAATATAAAAAGGATTATTATTTTACTAACAAGAGATTTTCTTGCTCTTTCATCATTTTAAAAGCTTCCTTCCCATTTTTCAGAGCAAGTTCTGTAGCAAATTTTTCAGCTTCTTTTGCTGACATTTTAGATATTTTTTTATCCAGTTCAGCTTGTTCGGAAATTTTTCTATCTTCATAATTTTTAATTTTATTTAAAAACTTATTTTGTATTTCAGCAGAAGATTTATCAAGTCTGTCATTTACGTTATCTGCTACCCAGTAAAAAGAATTTTCATTATATTTTGTACTTGTGTCATGGTATGAAGTGTCGGTAGCATTTATATTTCCATAATAAGGGACATAAGGAGAAAATTTAGGTGCTGCCATGGAAAGCCACATAATTCCTCCTACTTTATCGGATAAATTCTTTTTTATTTGGAAAATGTGAGATTCCATAGTATTTATATTTCCTATCGGATATTTATATCCTTCTTTTCCTTTGTCTTCTTTAGATAATTCAGCTTTAAAGCCCATATTTTCAAAACGATTTCTGAATGTTCTCATAACATCTTGAAGTGATATTTTTTTGTTTGTTGACTGGAAAAAATCATATCTTTCATCAGTATAAGTAATTTTTGCTTCAGGATTTAGTGACAATATTCCTGAATAAGTACGTGAACGGTTTCTGTCATCAAATTCAGGGGCATAAGATTTTGCCAAATGAATTTTTCCATTTTCAGAAACATATGTTCCTGCTTTTTTCGCGATAGTTTCAATATTTTCTGATGCTATTACATTTTTCTTATCTTTTAAATCTACAGTACCTAAGTAAAATGTATTAGGGAAAACGGAAAATTTGTCATCAGGATATTTTATTGCGACAAATTGGTGTCCTGAATAAATTTCTATATACCATACTTCATTTTTATCTGCAATTACAAGAGTATTTCCTTCTGCAGCACCTTTTGTTTTAATAATATTACCCAAGTGCATAACTCCTTCTCTCGCAGTTTTTACATAAGGAAGGACGACAGAAGTCAATGCGGATTCTGCAAGTCCGTCTTTTACATAAGGGTCAATTTCCTGTATTTTTTTATTTGCCTTTGCTGAAACGGTAGCATCTACGATAACACCATATTCATTAAATCCTGCTTCATCAAATACTCCTTCTTTTGGAGTAACATCAGGAATGGCTGTATATTTAAAACTTTCAGAAGGAAGGATATAAGTAAATCCGTTTGTCTCATCTTTAAATACATCACCCGGTTTGTTTTTCTTTCTGTTATGAACAACAAAAGTTTTATTATGATCAGGTTCCAAATCTTCATTTCTACCAAAAATAAAACTTCCGTCAGTTGTAAGTTTTTTACCTACTATAATTGCAGTACATGCAAAAATGTAATTTGTGATTTGAGTCATTAAAGTAAGTACTGTAAGAAACAGAAACATTTTTTTTCTTTTCATTTTTTGTTCTCCTCTCTTAAAATAAATTATTTCACTAAAAGTATAATTTGAAAAAAATATTAGTCGGGAAATTTTTCCCATATTTTTTTGTATATTTAATATATTTAAAAATTAATAGATTTTTAATATTTTTTTCTTATTTGAAAAAATGGGATAAATATAGTAAAATAATAATGAATTTATTTGATAGATGGAAAATAAAAAATAAGAACCGGAGAGGATTTTTATGTTTAAATATAAAGTTGATATATTAATTTCAAAGGAAGAGATAGCAAAAAAAGTAAAAGATTTGGCATGTGAAATAGATAATGATTTTCAAGGAAAGGAAGTCCTTTTGATAGG
Coding sequences:
- a CDS encoding glycogen synthase; translated protein: MKIVYLASEVFPFFKTGGLADVMYALPKKIQELGHEVSVIMPKYDKIPLKYLEKLEWVARLESHGDIFNLVKYPDSKINFYFIENQALYERGRVYGDSDEDVQYAMFSELALRFLKEIDLQPDILHCNDWQTGPVPYFLNVRYNNDPFYWDMRTVYTIHNLMYQGRFSKYSFERMGYFIEGQDLNFMEIGIAFSDITNTVSPTYAEEIKYPYFSEGLEKITNNKQIHGVLNGIDTDYFNPETNEDIIHFSKNALKKKKENKYLLQEKLGLPKSDNMLISMVTRLVEGKGLDLVSLVLENLLRYDAVQIVILGSGDKFYEDYYNYLTEKYPDKFKVYLGYNPNLANEIYAGSDAFLMPSRYEPCGLSQMIAMRFGTIPIVRETGGLKDTVQPYNIYSDEGNGFSFTNFNADDMLFTIKVAEGIYYDKPEIWEKLVKRNMDLDFSWDKSAKEYLELYKLVKSW
- a CDS encoding MarR family winged helix-turn-helix transcriptional regulator, yielding MYSIKDLISFKLKKLHRKVIKTSTEELQKLNLTYGNYMAMCCIYENPGITQVKLSEISQKDKNVVSRIIDNLQEKEYVKREPDKNDRRVYMLYLTEEGKKIIKKYWDTILKEEKKILEKLSEEEQNIFFEILNKLLK
- a CDS encoding MATE family efflux transporter — encoded protein: MEKIYKEENPLGCKPVTQLLRTLAIPAVVANLVNALYNIVDQIFIGQGVGYLGNAATNIAFPIVTICLAIGLMIGIGSASNFNLELGRGNPDKAKYTAGTAAGSLMIIGILFCIFILTFLKPMMISFGATEKILDYAMKYTGITSFGVPFLIFSIGMNPLVRADRSPKYSMIAIIAGAVLNTVLDPIFMFVFNMGIAGAAWATVLSQIVSAILLFLYFPRFKSIKLELKDLIPRFNIIRTIISLGISSFIFQFSTMLVQITTNNLLKIYGSQSIYGSDIPIAVAGIVAKINIIFIAAVIGIVQGAQPIFGYNYGAKNYKRVRETMRTLLTVIVIMSFIIFIIFQSFPVQIISLFGSGSKLYFKFGIKYMRVFLLFIFINGVQISAGTFFPAIGKPAKGVIISFTKQIAILLPLLFLLPRFIGVEGIIYATPITDFISFIIAVFFLINEFKNMPKN
- a CDS encoding C69 family dipeptidase produces the protein MKRKKMFLFLTVLTLMTQITNYIFACTAIIVGKKLTTDGSFIFGRNEDLEPDHNKTFVVHNRKKNKPGDVFKDETNGFTYILPSESFKYTAIPDVTPKEGVFDEAGFNEYGVIVDATVSAKANKKIQEIDPYVKDGLAESALTSVVLPYVKTAREGVMHLGNIIKTKGAAEGNTLVIADKNEVWYIEIYSGHQFVAIKYPDDKFSVFPNTFYLGTVDLKDKKNVIASENIETIAKKAGTYVSENGKIHLAKSYAPEFDDRNRSRTYSGILSLNPEAKITYTDERYDFFQSTNKKISLQDVMRTFRNRFENMGFKAELSKEDKGKEGYKYPIGNINTMESHIFQIKKNLSDKVGGIMWLSMAAPKFSPYVPYYGNINATDTSYHDTSTKYNENSFYWVADNVNDRLDKSSAEIQNKFLNKIKNYEDRKISEQAELDKKISKMSAKEAEKFATELALKNGKEAFKMMKEQENLLLVK